One region of Halohasta litchfieldiae genomic DNA includes:
- a CDS encoding DUF420 domain-containing protein → MDTPLVDGPARDHPKAVTALLSIVGYAAVVGAFVVPSVQALFPQLSLAQVNLLGHAIAAVNSVTVVVLCAGWYWIRNDEVEKHAHAMVTAFVLILLFLSMYLPKVAGGGTKEFVLASAYGWVPLWEWIYPAYLLMLAIHIVLSILAVPLVLYALVLGLTHTPTELRTETPHRRIGRIAAGSWILSLVLGVVTYLLLNHLYSWEFVTA, encoded by the coding sequence ATGGACACTCCGTTGGTCGACGGCCCGGCTCGGGACCACCCGAAGGCCGTCACTGCACTGCTGTCGATTGTCGGCTACGCCGCGGTCGTCGGTGCGTTCGTCGTCCCTTCGGTCCAAGCACTGTTTCCACAGTTGAGCCTCGCGCAGGTGAACCTGCTCGGACATGCGATTGCCGCCGTGAACTCGGTGACAGTAGTGGTGCTCTGTGCTGGCTGGTACTGGATCAGAAACGACGAAGTCGAAAAACACGCCCACGCGATGGTGACCGCGTTCGTTCTCATTTTGCTGTTTCTCAGCATGTATCTCCCGAAAGTCGCCGGCGGCGGCACCAAGGAGTTCGTGTTAGCCTCCGCCTACGGCTGGGTCCCGCTCTGGGAGTGGATCTACCCGGCCTACCTGCTCATGCTCGCAATCCACATCGTGCTATCGATACTTGCGGTCCCGCTCGTGCTGTACGCGCTCGTCCTCGGACTGACCCACACCCCAACTGAGCTTCGAACCGAGACCCCCCACCGACGTATTGGCCGGATCGCCGCGGGATCGTGGATCCTCTCGCTGGTCCTCGGCGTCGTCACCTACCTCCTGTTGAACCATCTGTACAGCTGGGAGTTCGTGACTGCCTGA
- a CDS encoding NAD(+)/NADH kinase yields the protein MTMRVTIHGSDDQLSTAVAAAIDRVDGIDTETVDSEAADLVITVGEQPLGDCATRREERPILPVGIEADWSVDPEALPDVLGQLPDRKLPTVDAAPLVVSVDGDESTAAFDTTLITSEPARISEYGVSVDGRRDTFRADGVVVASPLGSCGYARAAGGPTLDFGTGLAVVPIAPFATIADTWVLEPPLSVSVERDDSVTVFADTTELATGRSELTVDITTGQPLSLVDCRYLPDCR from the coding sequence ATGACGATGCGTGTCACAATCCATGGGAGCGACGACCAGCTCTCGACGGCGGTGGCAGCCGCCATCGACCGCGTCGACGGGATCGATACCGAGACAGTCGACAGCGAGGCCGCTGACCTCGTGATCACAGTCGGCGAGCAGCCCCTAGGTGACTGTGCGACCCGCCGCGAGGAGCGACCGATTCTGCCGGTCGGGATCGAGGCCGACTGGAGTGTCGATCCCGAGGCGCTGCCGGACGTACTCGGGCAGCTTCCGGATCGAAAGCTCCCGACCGTCGACGCTGCCCCGCTTGTCGTCTCGGTCGACGGCGACGAGTCGACGGCCGCCTTTGACACCACGCTCATCACCAGCGAGCCGGCGCGGATCTCGGAGTACGGCGTCTCGGTCGACGGGCGTCGAGACACGTTCCGTGCGGATGGCGTCGTCGTCGCCAGCCCACTGGGGAGCTGTGGCTACGCTCGCGCGGCGGGTGGCCCAACGCTGGATTTCGGCACCGGCCTCGCGGTGGTTCCCATTGCGCCGTTTGCGACGATTGCCGACACGTGGGTGTTGGAGCCGCCGCTGTCGGTGAGTGTCGAACGCGACGACTCGGTGACAGTGTTCGCCGACACGACCGAACTCGCCACGGGTCGGTCGGAACTCACCGTCGACATTACCACTGGCCAGCCGCTGTCGCTGGTCGACTGTCGTTACCTCCCTGACTGCCGGTAA
- a CDS encoding DUF7313 family protein, with amino-acid sequence MDPLQFLVPLGWIETIGPIVPIGILVLVVANIGTRILENRRQAYQAKNDEPLTRHPLNTFTTMGIVTLGLLFTVYRPISGMIMMIAIFGLFVADVFEFEGRQVEADNGLEFEWPKATLGATGLTLIYAMYYALTPLYAPILDMIFA; translated from the coding sequence ATGGACCCACTGCAGTTTCTCGTTCCGCTTGGCTGGATCGAGACCATCGGACCAATCGTTCCAATCGGGATCTTAGTGCTCGTCGTCGCGAACATCGGGACTCGAATCCTCGAAAATCGCCGACAAGCATACCAAGCCAAAAACGATGAGCCGCTGACGCGGCACCCACTCAACACGTTCACGACGATGGGGATCGTCACGCTCGGGCTACTGTTTACGGTGTACAGGCCGATCAGCGGGATGATCATGATGATCGCTATCTTCGGGCTGTTTGTCGCCGACGTCTTCGAGTTTGAAGGTCGACAGGTCGAAGCCGACAACGGGCTCGAATTCGAGTGGCCCAAAGCCACGCTGGGCGCGACGGGCCTCACGCTCATCTATGCGATGTACTACGCGCTCACGCCGCTGTACGCGCCGATTCTCGATATGATCTTCGCCTAA
- a CDS encoding DUF7314 family protein → MADEFIKGFGILTTAGLVWMTLAGWYQTPSFFMTNQLIAPPPEPGNVFDAISIFLIDVFLWTALLGALTFWILIPAGREIAAAVENRREST, encoded by the coding sequence ATGGCTGATGAGTTCATCAAAGGGTTTGGAATCCTGACCACGGCAGGGCTTGTCTGGATGACACTCGCGGGCTGGTATCAGACGCCGTCGTTCTTCATGACCAACCAGCTGATCGCGCCGCCGCCGGAGCCCGGCAACGTGTTCGATGCGATCTCGATCTTCCTGATCGACGTCTTCCTCTGGACGGCACTGCTTGGCGCGCTGACGTTCTGGATCCTGATCCCGGCTGGCCGAGAAATCGCTGCCGCAGTCGAAAACCGGCGCGAATCAACCTAA
- a CDS encoding DUF7315 family membrane protein yields MSDSDAASESTVPDAAGESIPSESTETGGRRDVVVPLRLYKTITVFSTLIAALSILAGFILLDAATLQMSVLRRLIVTAVEAIGVTPNQELLGGLLAVGGLSLMALGSGVFILSSRFRAEGMGNSQEDADEESTNG; encoded by the coding sequence ATGAGCGATTCTGACGCCGCCAGTGAGTCGACCGTCCCTGATGCTGCTGGTGAGTCGATCCCCAGCGAGTCGACCGAGACGGGTGGTCGACGGGATGTCGTCGTCCCACTGCGGTTGTACAAAACGATCACCGTGTTCTCGACGCTGATCGCGGCGCTGAGTATTCTGGCTGGCTTTATTCTGTTGGATGCAGCGACGCTCCAGATGAGTGTGCTCCGGCGGCTGATCGTGACGGCCGTCGAAGCCATCGGTGTCACACCGAATCAGGAGCTATTGGGTGGGCTGTTGGCGGTCGGTGGGCTAAGCCTGATGGCGCTCGGATCGGGCGTGTTCATCCTCAGTAGTCGGTTTCGGGCCGAAGGAATGGGAAACAGTCAAGAGGACGCCGACGAAGAATCAACTAATGGCTGA
- a CDS encoding cytochrome b family protein, with the protein MSETDNTNDEARTDGSGETGIVAPDDETPTWSERKARKSGLSRLTYEYFERSRREDQDLRNESDYVERDVLGFPTWPHEIIRNLSISMFFVGMIVLIAAALPPSLEAPADPSSTPSIILPDWYLYWSFGLLKLNPINPGLAVLGGDKLMSDQLYGVLANVVVVGAVALLPYLNKGSARRPVEQPFWAAIGVGGAVFSITIAGLAVQNLIPLPLELQLNIVFVFPVVAGIIAYTVLKTMREGYMYGLNRRYYMLRPPK; encoded by the coding sequence ATGAGTGAGACAGACAACACTAACGACGAGGCTCGCACGGATGGGAGCGGGGAGACGGGCATCGTCGCCCCGGACGACGAAACGCCGACGTGGAGCGAGCGAAAGGCCAGAAAGTCGGGGCTCTCCCGGCTGACCTACGAGTATTTCGAGCGCTCTCGCCGCGAGGACCAAGATCTCCGAAACGAGTCCGACTACGTCGAACGTGACGTGCTTGGCTTCCCGACGTGGCCCCACGAGATCATCCGAAACCTGTCGATTTCGATGTTCTTTGTCGGGATGATCGTCCTGATCGCTGCGGCACTGCCGCCGAGCCTCGAAGCACCGGCCGATCCGAGTTCGACGCCGTCGATCATTCTGCCCGACTGGTATCTCTACTGGTCGTTCGGCCTGCTCAAGCTCAACCCGATCAACCCCGGACTCGCGGTGCTGGGCGGCGATAAGCTGATGTCCGATCAGCTGTACGGCGTGCTCGCAAACGTCGTCGTTGTCGGTGCGGTCGCGCTGCTGCCCTACCTCAACAAGGGGAGTGCCCGTCGACCGGTTGAACAGCCGTTCTGGGCAGCTATCGGTGTCGGTGGCGCGGTGTTCTCGATCACCATCGCGGGGCTGGCAGTCCAGAACCTGATTCCGCTGCCGCTGGAACTCCAGCTCAACATCGTGTTCGTCTTCCCGGTCGTTGCGGGGATCATCGCCTACACCGTCCTCAAGACGATGCGCGAAGGGTACATGTACGGGCTCAACCGCCGGTACTACATGCTTCGCCCGCCGAAATAG
- a CDS encoding cytochrome b yields the protein MSLEKKDDFDHNAWLKKKDLTPIETVFLTALVFLDRRLRIVDYLELLEDAYYKVNLQMPKSHTEQYDLDNKFWYWYPLYSLGFFSTLAYIVAAVSGALLGFYYEPSAVGEPSVAYASIETIMTELQFGFALRSIHRWAAQIMLAAVFLHMLRVYFTGSYKEPRELNWLLGIILISLSMVFGYTGYLLPWNQLAFWAGQIGVEMALATPIVGEWAAQLLFGGFTLGQATIIRMYILHVFVLPFVVTALIALHIGIVWVQGIAEPH from the coding sequence ATGAGTTTAGAAAAGAAAGACGACTTCGACCACAACGCGTGGCTCAAAAAGAAGGACCTGACCCCGATTGAGACGGTCTTTCTGACGGCACTGGTGTTCCTTGACCGTCGACTCCGGATCGTCGACTATCTGGAACTGTTAGAGGACGCCTACTACAAGGTTAACCTCCAGATGCCGAAGAGCCACACCGAGCAGTACGACCTCGACAACAAGTTCTGGTACTGGTATCCGCTCTACTCGCTGGGATTCTTCTCGACGCTGGCGTACATCGTCGCGGCAGTCTCCGGCGCGCTGTTAGGCTTCTACTACGAGCCGTCAGCAGTGGGTGAGCCGAGTGTCGCCTACGCCTCTATCGAGACGATCATGACCGAACTCCAGTTCGGATTCGCGCTACGGAGCATCCACCGGTGGGCCGCCCAGATCATGCTGGCGGCAGTGTTCCTCCACATGCTGCGAGTCTACTTCACCGGCTCCTACAAAGAGCCGCGTGAGCTCAACTGGCTGCTCGGTATCATCCTGATCAGCCTCTCGATGGTCTTCGGCTACACGGGCTACCTGCTGCCGTGGAACCAGCTTGCGTTCTGGGCCGGTCAGATCGGCGTCGAGATGGCGCTGGCAACACCGATTGTCGGAGAGTGGGCCGCCCAACTGTTGTTCGGCGGCTTCACGCTGGGTCAGGCAACGATCATACGAATGTACATCCTGCACGTGTTCGTCCTGCCGTTCGTGGTGACTGCGCTGATCGCGCTCCACATCGGCATCGTCTGGGTGCAGGGCATTGCGGAGCCACACTAA
- a CDS encoding DUF7318 family protein, protein MSSSGSTYGDIHRYEPARESTAAAIGIVLLTIIEVVFVFFFIYALVAGLAGTEFGNMFLGAILGLVFIDLAFILALYRKEFLPDVMIVKKRRRKWEDLYIDSDQADGVQLGSEQAWDTVKRAIYPYYKR, encoded by the coding sequence ATGTCGTCGTCAGGCAGTACGTACGGTGACATTCACCGCTACGAGCCGGCCAGAGAGTCGACGGCGGCGGCTATCGGGATCGTCCTGCTGACGATCATCGAAGTCGTCTTCGTCTTCTTTTTCATTTACGCGCTCGTCGCTGGCTTGGCCGGCACCGAGTTCGGCAACATGTTCCTCGGTGCGATCCTTGGCTTGGTCTTCATTGATCTCGCCTTCATCCTCGCGCTGTACCGCAAGGAGTTCCTTCCGGACGTCATGATCGTCAAGAAACGTCGACGCAAGTGGGAGGACCTCTACATCGACAGCGATCAGGCCGACGGGGTCCAGCTCGGCAGCGAGCAGGCATGGGACACCGTGAAACGAGCGATCTACCCCTACTACAAACGATAA
- a CDS encoding halocyanin domain-containing protein: MKRRDFIRTAGGSAAATTAVAASSGTAAAQTVQPDFTELEGIDGGIEDLRGQDEVTVQVGASGNGGNVAFSPAGIWVDPGTTVIWEWTGEGGDHNVVTTDGPASLESPLQADGSYEFEFTEEHAGITNYQCAPHASLGMLGAVAVGEDVPTVEVGGSAGGWPEDLAHEAGVPIQKHYVGIASFLGIAVSLVFTFYVLKYGESPNTGQGGA; encoded by the coding sequence ATGAAACGGCGGGATTTTATCCGAACAGCGGGAGGCTCTGCTGCCGCCACCACAGCCGTCGCCGCAAGTAGCGGGACGGCCGCAGCCCAGACGGTACAACCGGATTTTACCGAACTCGAGGGCATTGATGGCGGCATCGAGGACCTCCGTGGCCAAGACGAAGTCACCGTGCAGGTCGGTGCCAGTGGGAACGGCGGAAACGTCGCCTTTAGCCCGGCCGGTATCTGGGTCGACCCCGGAACAACGGTCATCTGGGAGTGGACCGGCGAGGGCGGCGACCACAATGTCGTGACGACCGACGGTCCAGCATCGCTCGAAAGCCCACTCCAGGCGGATGGTAGCTACGAGTTCGAGTTTACCGAGGAGCACGCTGGAATCACGAACTACCAGTGTGCGCCACACGCCTCACTCGGCATGTTGGGCGCAGTCGCTGTCGGCGAGGACGTGCCAACCGTCGAAGTCGGTGGCAGTGCCGGCGGCTGGCCCGAAGATCTCGCCCACGAGGCCGGCGTGCCGATCCAGAAACATTATGTCGGCATCGCTAGCTTCCTCGGCATCGCGGTGAGCCTCGTGTTCACCTTCTACGTGCTGAAGTACGGCGAATCGCCGAACACTGGACAGGGTGGTGCCTGA
- a CDS encoding DUF7319 domain-containing protein translates to MSDPSDDQTRQEADGDAESQAGSDDVRDSDAELDALREQVDAKYDFENFSPADMAEMTAEEWEAAFDAETWITGPELLDRLEKDLKNKIASRDVFGVLERETVDGVERLLVYSDEGYVTVSPDGTVEGEGGILRDVEPMVALCSMEEYEIPEPPESYQLPSPEAVPEQTGELGNLMIQIIAGMQLLGGLGLIGAWLLTDIGLVAPAIGGIFLVVGIFLFSLVANARLSDRFRAEQYRNRLRAVETDGFERPEGLDGVERPAEIDGAERSDLSSEPAPESTAHEDGQESRDHKTEGA, encoded by the coding sequence ATGAGTGACCCGTCGGACGATCAGACGCGCCAAGAGGCAGACGGTGACGCTGAGTCGCAGGCGGGCTCGGACGATGTGCGTGACTCGGACGCTGAGCTCGACGCGCTCCGCGAGCAGGTCGACGCCAAATACGACTTCGAGAACTTTTCGCCGGCTGACATGGCCGAGATGACCGCCGAGGAGTGGGAGGCCGCCTTCGACGCCGAGACGTGGATCACCGGGCCGGAACTGCTCGACCGCCTTGAGAAGGATCTCAAAAACAAGATCGCCAGTCGGGACGTGTTTGGCGTGCTCGAACGGGAGACCGTCGACGGTGTCGAGCGCCTGCTGGTGTACTCCGATGAGGGATACGTGACGGTCTCTCCCGACGGTACTGTTGAGGGCGAGGGTGGGATTCTCCGAGATGTCGAACCGATGGTCGCGCTGTGTTCGATGGAGGAGTACGAAATTCCCGAGCCGCCCGAGAGCTACCAGCTCCCGTCGCCGGAGGCCGTACCCGAACAGACCGGCGAACTCGGAAATCTCATGATACAGATCATCGCCGGGATGCAGTTGCTCGGTGGGCTTGGGCTGATCGGGGCGTGGCTCCTCACCGATATTGGCCTCGTCGCGCCAGCGATTGGCGGCATCTTTCTGGTCGTCGGTATCTTCCTGTTTTCGCTCGTGGCCAACGCGCGGCTCTCGGATCGGTTCCGGGCCGAACAGTACCGAAACCGGCTACGAGCCGTCGAAACCGACGGCTTCGAGCGACCGGAGGGACTTGACGGCGTCGAGCGGCCGGCGGAAATCGACGGCGCTGAGCGATCAGATCTGTCGTCCGAACCCGCCCCGGAGTCGACGGCTCACGAGGACGGACAAGAAAGCCGAGATCACAAGACTGAGGGGGCGTAG
- the dph2 gene encoding diphthamide biosynthesis enzyme Dph2: MSHEASDEQYSEGDLRNTGMNLRHDREWDYELERIVDEIEERDATKVGLQFPEGLKRRGPAVADDLREVVDDDITIMLSGQPCYGACDLDTFLMRRTDVFVHFGHSPMKESDKIIYVPLFSNVDPFPILEDSLDELEDPEDDPAVGLVTTAQHMNRFDEMVDWLEERGYEVHTRKGDDRLTSEGQVLGCNYASADIDAEQVLYVGGGKFHPMGLAMEYQEKNVVIADPVNNVVTIADPDKFLKQRYATVHKAMDAEKWGVIFCTKIGQGRWEIAEEILDNNENAYLITMDEVTPDRLLNFDMDAFVNTGCPRITTDDGPRFKKPMVTPGEYEIAMGNKPLEDLEFDTFHGTW; this comes from the coding sequence ATGAGCCACGAAGCCTCTGACGAGCAGTATTCGGAGGGCGACCTCCGAAACACGGGGATGAACCTGAGACATGACCGCGAGTGGGATTACGAACTCGAACGAATCGTCGACGAAATCGAGGAACGAGACGCCACCAAGGTCGGCCTTCAGTTCCCCGAGGGCCTCAAGCGCCGCGGCCCGGCGGTCGCCGACGATCTCCGCGAAGTCGTCGACGACGATATCACGATCATGCTTTCGGGCCAGCCCTGCTACGGAGCCTGTGATCTCGATACGTTCCTGATGCGCCGCACGGACGTCTTTGTCCACTTCGGCCACTCGCCGATGAAGGAGTCGGACAAGATCATCTACGTGCCGCTGTTTTCGAACGTCGACCCTTTCCCGATCCTCGAAGACTCGCTGGACGAACTCGAAGATCCCGAAGACGATCCGGCGGTCGGTCTCGTCACGACCGCCCAGCATATGAACCGCTTCGACGAGATGGTCGACTGGCTCGAAGAGCGAGGGTATGAAGTCCATACGCGCAAGGGCGACGACCGCCTGACCTCCGAAGGACAGGTGTTAGGCTGTAACTACGCCTCTGCGGACATCGACGCCGAGCAGGTACTCTACGTCGGCGGCGGCAAGTTCCACCCGATGGGACTGGCCATGGAGTACCAGGAGAAAAATGTCGTCATTGCCGACCCCGTCAACAACGTCGTGACGATTGCCGATCCCGACAAGTTCCTCAAACAGCGATACGCTACGGTTCACAAGGCAATGGACGCCGAGAAGTGGGGCGTCATCTTCTGTACCAAAATTGGCCAAGGTCGCTGGGAGATCGCCGAGGAGATCCTCGACAACAACGAGAACGCCTACCTGATCACAATGGACGAGGTCACCCCCGACCGACTGCTGAACTTCGATATGGATGCGTTCGTCAACACCGGCTGTCCACGGATCACGACCGACGACGGCCCGCGGTTCAAAAAGCCGATGGTGACCCCCGGCGAGTACGAAATCGCAATGGGGAACAAACCGCTTGAGGATCTGGAGTTCGACACCTTCCACGGCACCTGGTAA
- a CDS encoding DUF7321 family protein, protein MVEDVTMATLTALSVTASFPFFIYGAWIMLDAETVTWDTLIYHLKFIAVGLTLTTVPMVGWMMPRLFDQLGGLSALHAFLGLQAYALLVVGLTGIVRIFQAKRNADLYKNPDQDVDLNDLHENMGAWRARLRVGVFGYTLFWLAAWATGLYRFVIRYIVG, encoded by the coding sequence ATGGTCGAAGACGTGACGATGGCGACGCTCACGGCACTGTCGGTGACCGCGAGTTTTCCCTTCTTCATCTACGGCGCGTGGATCATGCTCGACGCCGAGACGGTAACGTGGGACACCCTCATCTACCATCTCAAATTCATCGCGGTCGGCCTCACACTGACGACGGTGCCGATGGTCGGCTGGATGATGCCGCGGCTGTTCGATCAACTCGGTGGGTTGTCGGCACTCCACGCCTTCCTCGGCTTGCAGGCCTACGCACTGTTGGTTGTCGGTCTCACCGGTATCGTCCGTATTTTTCAGGCCAAGCGGAACGCTGATCTGTACAAAAATCCCGATCAGGACGTCGACCTCAACGACCTCCACGAAAACATGGGTGCGTGGCGCGCCCGACTCCGAGTCGGCGTCTTCGGTTATACGCTCTTTTGGCTTGCGGCGTGGGCGACCGGTCTCTATCGGTTCGTTATTCGGTACATAGTCGGCTGA
- the nth gene encoding endonuclease III — protein MGSTLDTRHDQTLEVIDRLHDAYPDTTISLNFSSRLELLIAVMLSAQCTDERVNKVTAELFEKYDGPEEYAAVEQDELADNISSITYFNSKADYIRSTASTLIEKHDGEVPDTMDELTDLKGVGRKTANVVLQHGHQIVEGIVVDTHVQRISRRLGITEEKRPEAIEQDLMGVVPEDDWQWYTHLMITHGRETCTAINPDCSDCLLEDICPSSKVDNDVDLASGEAWD, from the coding sequence ATGGGCAGCACACTCGACACTCGACACGACCAGACCCTCGAAGTAATCGACAGGCTCCACGACGCCTACCCCGACACGACGATCTCACTGAACTTTTCGAGTCGACTCGAACTTCTGATTGCGGTGATGCTGTCGGCCCAATGTACCGACGAGCGGGTCAACAAAGTGACCGCCGAGCTGTTCGAAAAGTACGACGGCCCCGAGGAGTATGCTGCCGTTGAGCAAGACGAGCTTGCCGACAACATCTCCTCGATCACCTACTTCAACAGTAAGGCTGACTACATCCGGTCGACAGCTTCGACGCTCATCGAGAAACACGACGGTGAGGTCCCCGATACGATGGACGAGTTGACTGATCTCAAGGGCGTCGGCCGCAAGACTGCCAACGTCGTCCTCCAGCACGGCCACCAGATCGTCGAGGGAATCGTCGTCGACACCCACGTCCAGCGCATCTCCCGTCGACTCGGCATTACCGAGGAGAAACGCCCGGAGGCAATCGAGCAGGATCTAATGGGGGTCGTCCCTGAGGACGACTGGCAGTGGTACACACACCTGATGATCACCCACGGCCGAGAGACCTGTACCGCCATCAACCCCGACTGTTCTGACTGTCTGCTCGAAGATATCTGCCCATCTTCGAAAGTCGACAACGACGTCGACCTCGCCTCCGGCGAAGCGTGGGATTAG
- a CDS encoding DUF2061 domain-containing protein, giving the protein MFEDVLSRSTIQERKRAIVKTLCYRFFMIVITVVVAWAVVGNVGAALSIGLVSNLLKTVTYYVYERTWDHITWGLTQPN; this is encoded by the coding sequence ATGTTCGAGGACGTGCTGTCGCGGTCGACCATCCAAGAGCGGAAACGCGCCATCGTCAAAACGCTCTGTTATCGGTTCTTTATGATCGTGATTACAGTCGTCGTCGCGTGGGCTGTTGTGGGCAACGTTGGGGCTGCACTTAGCATTGGGCTCGTGTCGAACCTGCTCAAAACAGTGACTTACTACGTCTACGAGCGAACGTGGGACCACATCACGTGGGGTCTCACACAGCCGAACTGA
- the pan1 gene encoding proteasome-activating nucleotidase Pan1, with protein sequence MTDTVDDVELPYEETASRQDKIEALQERLGVIESQNEEMRDKLLDANAENNKYKQKLERLTHENKKLKQSPLFVATVQEISDEGVIIKQHGNNQEALTEVTSEMREDLEPDSRVAVNNSLSIVKQLDNETDVRARVMQVDHSPDVTYEDIGGLDDQLQEVRETVEMPLDRPEMFEEVGINPPSGVLLYGPPGTGKTMLAKAVANQTNASFIKMAGSELVHKFIGEGAKLVRDLFEVARENEPAVIFIDEIDAIASKRTDSKTSGDAEVQRTMMQLLSEMDGFDERGDIRIIAATNRFDMLDEAILRPGRFDRLIEVPKPEADGREIIFKIHTRNMNVSDDVDFHELAETAVDASGADIKAVCTEAGMFAIRDDRTEVYRQDFVDAWEKIRLDNDEDVGSSLAFA encoded by the coding sequence ATGACTGACACCGTGGACGACGTCGAACTACCCTATGAGGAGACGGCGTCCCGACAAGACAAGATCGAGGCCCTGCAGGAACGCCTTGGCGTTATTGAGTCCCAAAACGAGGAGATGCGGGACAAACTACTCGACGCCAACGCGGAGAACAACAAGTACAAACAGAAATTAGAGCGACTGACCCACGAGAACAAGAAGCTCAAGCAGTCGCCGCTGTTCGTCGCCACCGTCCAAGAGATCTCCGACGAGGGCGTCATCATCAAACAGCACGGCAACAATCAGGAGGCCCTCACCGAGGTCACCTCCGAGATGCGCGAGGATCTCGAACCCGACTCCCGTGTCGCGGTTAACAACTCGCTGTCTATCGTCAAGCAACTTGACAACGAAACTGACGTGCGGGCCCGCGTGATGCAGGTCGACCACAGCCCCGACGTCACCTATGAGGATATCGGCGGGCTCGACGACCAGCTCCAAGAGGTCAGAGAGACCGTCGAGATGCCGCTCGATAGGCCAGAAATGTTCGAAGAGGTCGGCATCAACCCACCGTCGGGTGTCCTGCTCTACGGCCCACCCGGAACCGGCAAGACGATGCTCGCCAAGGCGGTCGCCAACCAGACCAACGCCTCGTTCATCAAGATGGCTGGCTCCGAGCTGGTCCACAAGTTCATCGGTGAGGGCGCGAAGCTCGTCCGAGACCTCTTCGAGGTCGCCCGCGAGAACGAGCCTGCGGTGATCTTCATCGACGAGATCGACGCCATCGCCTCCAAGCGAACCGACTCGAAGACCTCCGGCGATGCCGAGGTCCAGCGAACGATGATGCAGCTACTCTCGGAGATGGACGGTTTCGACGAGCGTGGTGATATCCGCATCATCGCCGCGACCAACCGCTTCGATATGCTCGACGAGGCCATCCTTCGCCCGGGCCGGTTCGACCGCCTCATCGAGGTGCCGAAACCCGAAGCCGACGGTCGAGAGATCATCTTCAAGATCCACACCCGGAACATGAACGTCTCCGACGACGTCGACTTCCACGAACTCGCCGAGACAGCCGTCGACGCCTCGGGTGCCGACATCAAGGCCGTCTGTACGGAGGCCGGGATGTTTGCGATCCGTGACGACCGAACCGAGGTCTACCGTCAGGACTTCGTCGACGCTTGGGAGAAGATCCGACTCGACAACGACGAGGACGTTGGCAGCTCCTTGGCCTTCGCCTAA
- a CDS encoding MarR family transcriptional regulator, which yields MSTPETVSADESVDRWADVRDLPPSAKLVAKVLEYNDTLTQSELADETLLPPRTVRYALSRLEDADVVDSRFSFSDARKRLYSLKI from the coding sequence ATGAGCACGCCAGAGACTGTTTCCGCCGACGAATCAGTGGACCGTTGGGCTGATGTCCGTGATCTGCCGCCGAGCGCAAAGCTCGTCGCAAAGGTATTAGAGTACAACGACACGCTCACCCAGAGCGAACTCGCCGACGAGACGCTTCTGCCGCCACGGACGGTGCGCTACGCACTGAGTCGACTCGAAGACGCCGACGTGGTCGACTCCCGGTTTTCCTTCTCCGATGCCCGCAAGCGGCTTTACAGTCTCAAAATATAG